CCGTGCCCCGATGGACCTGTGTCAGGACCTGCACGCGCTGTTGATCCTTCTGACTCAACATGATCGTCTCCCTGGTCATAGTCCCAGGGTGACATAGTCACGGAACTGTTAGGGGGTGACATTATTGCTGAACTACTACAGTGCGGCGCACGCGCGTTGACACCCGTAGCGATCGGGTGCTATCCTCTTCTTGCGTTTGAACCCGCCAGGACCCATCCCAGCGATCCATTGAGGATGTCCATTCGGTTGTTGGGGATTCCGAGGCCGCTGGCGCGGGTGGTCGCGCGGTGTGACCGGATGATCCCGGACGGGGTCGGCCGTCAAAACGCAAGGGGGTTGCAAGGTGCCTGAGAACGCGGATGTTATCACCCTCCTGGACGAAGACGGGACGGAACACGAGTTCAGCGTGGTCGACGTGCTCGACGTGGACGAGCGTCGGTACGCGATTCTGCAACCCGTGGCGGACGGCCAGGAGTCGGATACCGCGGTGATCTTCCGCATGGAGGACGACGCGCTCGTGACGATCGAAGACGATGCCGAGTTCGAGCGCGTCCGCCAGGCGTTTGAGGACACGCACGCGGACGAGGAGAC
The bacterium genome window above contains:
- a CDS encoding DUF1292 domain-containing protein codes for the protein MPENADVITLLDEDGTEHEFSVVDVLDVDERRYAILQPVADGQESDTAVIFRMEDDALVTIEDDAEFERVRQAFEDTHADEETADDADDDESSDEGTEISTEERGSTSH